Proteins co-encoded in one Marmota flaviventris isolate mMarFla1 chromosome 9, mMarFla1.hap1, whole genome shotgun sequence genomic window:
- the LOC114093770 gene encoding olfactory receptor 4C11-like, translating into MQNGSVTEFILFGLTQDPGKQKAIFGIFLILYLMTLLGNFLIVVTIKTSQTLGSPMYYFLFYLSFADACFSTTTAPRMIVDALSQKKTISYNECMTQVFAAHFFGCMEIFVLILMAFDRYVAICKPLRYSTIMSQRVCHALVILAWVGSCMHSSAQISLALRLPFCGPNVIDHYFCDMQPLLKLACMDTYVINLLIVFNSGAICMVSFTVLLISYIVILYSLRNHSAEGRRKALSTCTSHFIVVVIFFGPCIFIYTRPPTTFPVDKMVAAFYTIGTPLLNPLIYTLRNAEVKNAMKKIWCSKV; encoded by the coding sequence ATGCAAAACGGCAGCGTaactgaattcattttatttggcCTGACACAAGACCCTGGCAAGCAGAAGGCAATATTTGGGATCTTCTTGATTCTTTACCTCATGACCCTGTTGGGGAACTTTCTCATTGTGGTGACCATTAAAACAAGCCAGACCCTTGGGAGTCCCATGTACTATTTCCTCTTCTACCTATCTTTTGCAGATGCTTGCTTCTCTACAACCACAGCTCCCAGAATGATTGTGGATGccctttctcagaagaagaccATTTCCTACAATGAGTGCATGACTCAAGTTTTTGCAGCCCATTTCTTTGGCTGCATGGAGATATTTGTGCTCATCCTCATGGCCTTTGATCGCTATGTGGCCATTTGTAAGCCCCTGCGATACTCAACCATCATGAGCCAGCGGGTCTGTCATGCATTAGTGATTCTGGCCTGGGTGGGATCTTGCATGCATTCTTCAGCACAGATTTCTCTGGCTTTGAGATTGCCCTTCTGTGGCCCCAATGTGATTGATCACTATTTCTGTGATATGCAACCTTTGTTGAAACTTGCCTGCATGGACACATATGTCATCAATCTACTCATAGTGTTTAATAGTGGGGCCATATGCATGGTGAGTTTCACAGTCTTACTTATCTCCTATATTGTCATCCTATACTCTCTGAGAAACCACAGTGCAGAAGGAAGGCGCAAAGCTCTTTCCACATGCACCTCCCACTTTATTGTTGTGGTCATATTTTTTGGtccatgtatatttatatacactcGTCCACCAACCACATTTCCAGTGGACAAGATGGTGGCTGCATTTTATACAATTGGAACACCTTTACTGAATCCTTTGATCTATACACTAAGGAATGCAGAAGTGAAAAATGCCATGAAAAAAATATGGTGTAGCAAAGTATGA